In Blastopirellula sp. J2-11, a single genomic region encodes these proteins:
- a CDS encoding Rrf2 family transcriptional regulator codes for MRRDSKLSGVLHILLHMAEQAKPVTSEDLSKMMGTNPVVIRRIMAGLRQQGYVQSEKGHGGGWTVSCDLSKVTLRDIYVALGSPSLLAIGNRTEAPGCLVEQAVNTALQQTFDDAEELLLSRLGEVTLAMLSADYQARLIAREKSPKCQEAQDAS; via the coding sequence ATGAGACGCGACAGCAAATTATCGGGCGTGCTTCACATCCTGCTCCACATGGCCGAGCAGGCGAAGCCCGTTACTTCGGAAGACTTGTCCAAAATGATGGGCACCAATCCGGTGGTAATCCGACGAATCATGGCCGGCCTCCGGCAGCAAGGTTATGTGCAATCGGAAAAGGGGCACGGCGGCGGATGGACGGTATCGTGCGACCTATCGAAGGTGACGCTACGCGATATCTATGTTGCGTTGGGCAGCCCTTCGCTGCTCGCTATCGGCAATCGCACGGAAGCGCCCGGCTGTCTGGTTGAGCAAGCCGTAAATACCGCCTTGCAACAGACGTTTGATGACGCCGAGGAGTTACTGCTCTCGCGCCTGGGCGAAGTCACGCTGGCCATGCTGAGCGCCGACTATCAGGCTCGCCTCATTGCTCGTGAAAAGTCCCCTAAATGTCAAGAAGCGCAGGATGCCTCTTGA
- the dusB gene encoding tRNA dihydrouridine synthase DusB, whose protein sequence is MNDPAETTLPPVIVKPLKIGDLVIDPPILQAPMAGYTNYAFRQIVRDYGGVGLQATEMVSARSFVWLDQQAEFPDRLWGIEDEPRPLAVQMWDNEPDTMARVGERLVEEFQVSVVDINFGCPVKQVTQSAHSGSYLLRWPEKMFSIIRRVVEACAPTPVTAKIRLGCSRDKINANEIAQVVEEAGAAALTVHGRTAADFFKGSADWEKISEIKPYLKKIPLIGNGDLDSAAKVVEAFRSYQVDGVMIARACLGRPWLFAQAAAALRGEPVPADPTLAEQRMCLLRHYDLVVQRFGIEKGTMLMRKFACCYAQGMYGARAFRTRAAKVSSPAEFYEIVENLFPRDPEVDAADSASAELASGS, encoded by the coding sequence ATGAACGATCCCGCTGAAACAACTTTGCCGCCTGTCATTGTGAAACCGCTGAAAATCGGCGATCTGGTCATCGATCCGCCGATTCTACAAGCGCCGATGGCGGGCTACACCAACTACGCTTTCCGGCAGATCGTCCGCGATTATGGGGGCGTGGGACTGCAGGCGACCGAAATGGTCAGCGCTCGCAGCTTTGTCTGGCTCGATCAACAGGCCGAGTTCCCCGACCGTCTGTGGGGGATCGAAGATGAGCCGCGGCCGTTAGCGGTTCAGATGTGGGATAACGAGCCGGACACGATGGCTCGCGTTGGAGAACGGCTGGTCGAAGAATTTCAGGTGAGCGTTGTCGACATCAATTTTGGCTGCCCAGTCAAACAGGTGACGCAGTCGGCCCATAGCGGATCGTACTTGCTGCGTTGGCCCGAAAAGATGTTCTCGATCATTCGCCGCGTCGTCGAGGCCTGTGCTCCGACCCCGGTGACCGCCAAGATTCGCTTGGGTTGCAGTCGTGACAAGATCAACGCCAACGAGATCGCCCAAGTGGTTGAAGAAGCGGGCGCCGCCGCACTCACCGTGCATGGCCGAACCGCCGCCGATTTCTTCAAAGGGAGCGCCGACTGGGAAAAGATCTCGGAGATCAAACCATATCTGAAAAAGATCCCGTTGATCGGCAACGGCGACTTGGATTCGGCCGCTAAAGTGGTCGAAGCGTTCCGCAGTTACCAGGTCGACGGCGTGATGATCGCGCGGGCCTGTTTGGGGCGACCATGGCTGTTCGCCCAAGCCGCCGCCGCGCTGCGGGGAGAGCCGGTTCCGGCCGATCCGACCCTCGCCGAGCAGCGGATGTGTCTGCTGCGGCACTATGATCTGGTGGTGCAGCGATTTGGGATCGAAAAGGGAACGATGCTGATGCGGAAGTTCGCTTGCTGCTACGCACAAGGAATGTACGGTGCTCGCGCGTTTCGAACGCGGGCGGCGAAGGTTTCGTCACCGGCCGAGTTCTACGAGATTGTCGAGAATCTCTTCCCGCGCGATCCCGAAGTCGACGCGGCCGATTCGGCCAGCGCTGAGTTGGCCAGCGGGTCGTAA
- the queG gene encoding tRNA epoxyqueuosine(34) reductase QueG → MKSFPQPSTLTHSLKEAARRLGFLHVGVCPAVSPTGIDAFRDWLAAGYAGEMQYLADRAEAYADPGQVLAGARSIVMLTLPYRTDDPRPTATGQGRVSRYAWGEVDYHDLIHGKLKQLKREFQQLSAEANIRGVVDTAPLLERDFAQLAGLGWIGKNTLLLNKHAGSLFFLAALLTSIELDYDDPHDASHCGTCTACLDVCPTDAFPAPHVLDATRCISYLTIELRGPIPRDLRPGLGEWVFGCDLCQDVCPWNSKAPLSVEPTFIPQNGSNPLELIPLFDLDDDAFRSRFRKSPIWRPRRRGLLRNAAIALGNRPTPAAAAALIKGLNDQEPLIRGAAAWALGKYDCDASRQALKNRATIETDPEVVEEILLGLQERGCRNLAP, encoded by the coding sequence TTGAAGAGTTTCCCCCAACCATCGACGCTCACGCATTCGTTAAAGGAAGCTGCGCGTCGACTCGGATTCCTACATGTTGGCGTTTGCCCCGCCGTATCGCCGACCGGCATCGATGCGTTCCGCGATTGGCTCGCCGCCGGATACGCCGGCGAAATGCAATATCTAGCCGACCGGGCCGAAGCCTACGCTGACCCCGGCCAAGTTTTGGCCGGCGCTCGCAGCATCGTGATGCTGACCCTGCCGTATCGCACGGATGATCCCCGGCCAACCGCAACAGGGCAGGGGCGCGTCTCGCGCTACGCGTGGGGGGAAGTCGACTATCACGACCTGATCCATGGCAAACTCAAACAACTCAAACGGGAGTTTCAACAACTATCGGCCGAGGCCAACATCCGCGGAGTCGTCGACACCGCGCCGCTGCTAGAGCGCGACTTCGCCCAACTCGCCGGGCTCGGTTGGATCGGCAAAAACACGCTGCTGCTCAACAAACATGCCGGCAGTCTTTTCTTCTTAGCGGCGCTGCTCACGTCGATCGAACTCGACTACGACGATCCGCATGACGCGAGCCACTGCGGCACCTGCACCGCGTGTCTCGACGTCTGCCCAACCGATGCGTTCCCGGCGCCGCACGTCTTAGATGCAACCCGCTGCATCAGTTATCTCACCATCGAACTCCGCGGCCCGATCCCGCGCGATTTGCGCCCTGGTCTCGGCGAGTGGGTCTTCGGCTGCGACCTATGCCAAGACGTTTGCCCCTGGAACAGCAAAGCGCCTCTGAGCGTCGAGCCAACGTTCATCCCTCAAAACGGATCGAACCCACTCGAGCTAATCCCCCTGTTCGATCTCGACGACGACGCATTCCGCAGCCGCTTCCGCAAATCGCCGATCTGGCGTCCACGACGCCGCGGGCTACTCCGCAACGCCGCGATCGCGCTCGGCAATCGACCAACCCCGGCTGCCGCGGCCGCTTTGATAAAAGGGTTAAACGATCAGGAACCGCTGATCCGCGGCGCGGCGGCTTGGGCGCTCGGCAAGTATGACTGCGACGCTTCGCGACAAGCATTAAAAAACCGGGCAACGATCGAAACCGATCCAGAAGTCGTCGAAGAGATCCTCTTGGGACTCCAAGAACGGGGCTGTCGCAATCTAGCGCCGTGA
- a CDS encoding HEAT repeat domain-containing protein, translating to MNAKRLTQLVTCGLLLIAAGTVQAETANWIWAPQHSKDAVPRSSCFFRKTINVRGSQRAILQVAADDAYELWINGARIASGSNWRQMRTIDITRHLIAGRNVVGVQVTNTTGSSAGLSVRVEFTDSNGRVQDVVSDGTWLTSIQSIPQWQSLQLNDSLWSAAQVLGPLGTTAPWLADGFAPVPPVGAPATSVSTSTEPQEEPRFQIMPGFAIQEVISAEKTGSLIAMAFNEFGSVVASQEGGPLMLFSDENGDGVVDNSRVYCDEVKNVQGILPLNGDVYVVGEGPQGTAMYHLKDEDKDGQLSISETLIRFTGPLGEHGAHQMALGPDGLIYLTVGNHTELAGKISETSPHRNYYEGDLVKRFEDPGGHAVGVKAPGGMVLRTDIDGSFVEIVAGGLRNSYDIAFNREGDLFTYDSDMEWDEGLVWHLPPRVLQVFPGAEFGWRSGWAKWPSFYIDSLPATLETKAASPTGMVFYDHQKFPIRYQDRLFTCDWSNGRITTLQFITERAGYRAQQEVFLEGKQFNATDIDVGPDGWLYVCTGGRGTDGGLYRIVWKGEEPAGQLKDETGIAAAVRQPQPHSAWGRQHIAEIQQSMGDTWDAQVQGVAIAEKNPSQFRVRALELMQLYGPTPSIEFLLKLSADPDADVRLKTLKLLGLRSDQEAMDRIADLVSDGSPKVRRAACEALAYKDARVPLSLIEAALTSSDRREAWAARRLLERQPIDEWFAEIIATKDAHLFNMGALAAMTAAPTHERATAVCNRASELLDTYLNDQDFKDIMRIIQVAILRGELQKSDLGRIGEQVAREFPAGDHVMNRELIQTLAFLQESSITDRYIAHLDSDIPNSERLFLAMQMTFIPTGWTREQKLKLIGHLEKGLEIEGGEGLRGYVEMSTKQFVGHLDDTEKLLLLTVGDVWPNATLAALFELPEDRPPYIVETLRDVDQKLQGREGAVIERLQMGIVAILAESGDEEMMSYLREVYRDFPERRTSVAMGLAQQPTGENFALLLDSLSILKGEFASAVLAKLRNAPATSTNPEHLRQLIILADQLQDEGGINAIRLLEKWTGEFPASNSAPIADRVVAWQDWFAQTHPEMPEAKPIDVAKGNWNLEELLDYMTDDKFAGGDSTNGKAVFKKAQCVACHRVGSVGEAVGPDLTEVARRFQKRQILESVLFPSHVISDQYAARKVLTMDGQIYVGLVTRTTDGDIILTGQDGRKRTIFSNEIDEIAASPTSVMPEGLLDPLTAEEIADLMTFLGAAPEAKVAGKPSTKR from the coding sequence ATGAACGCCAAAAGACTGACTCAGCTCGTGACTTGCGGTCTCCTGCTCATTGCAGCAGGAACTGTTCAAGCCGAGACCGCCAACTGGATCTGGGCCCCGCAGCATTCCAAAGATGCGGTTCCTCGCTCTAGCTGCTTCTTTCGGAAGACGATCAACGTGCGCGGATCGCAACGTGCGATCCTGCAGGTCGCCGCCGATGACGCCTATGAGCTCTGGATCAATGGAGCTCGCATCGCTTCCGGCTCTAATTGGCGACAAATGCGCACGATTGACATCACGCGTCACCTGATTGCAGGGCGTAACGTCGTCGGCGTTCAAGTCACCAATACCACCGGCTCTTCGGCCGGTTTGTCGGTTCGAGTCGAGTTCACCGACTCCAATGGCCGTGTCCAAGATGTCGTCTCTGACGGAACCTGGCTGACGAGCATCCAGTCCATCCCCCAATGGCAATCGTTGCAATTGAATGATTCGCTTTGGTCGGCAGCTCAGGTATTGGGCCCGCTAGGGACGACCGCTCCCTGGTTGGCTGACGGCTTCGCTCCGGTTCCGCCGGTCGGTGCGCCGGCGACAAGCGTCTCAACGTCGACCGAACCGCAGGAAGAGCCCCGTTTTCAGATCATGCCGGGCTTCGCGATTCAGGAAGTAATCTCAGCCGAAAAGACCGGCTCATTGATCGCAATGGCCTTTAACGAGTTCGGCAGCGTCGTCGCTTCGCAAGAAGGAGGGCCGTTGATGCTCTTCTCCGACGAAAATGGGGACGGCGTCGTCGACAACTCACGCGTCTACTGCGACGAAGTCAAAAACGTACAAGGGATCCTGCCGCTCAACGGCGACGTCTATGTCGTCGGCGAAGGGCCGCAGGGGACCGCGATGTATCACCTGAAAGACGAAGATAAAGATGGGCAGCTTTCGATCAGCGAAACGCTTATCCGGTTCACTGGTCCTCTGGGCGAACATGGCGCGCATCAAATGGCGCTCGGCCCGGATGGATTGATCTATTTGACGGTCGGCAACCATACGGAACTGGCCGGCAAGATTTCGGAAACCAGCCCCCACCGCAACTATTACGAAGGGGACCTGGTCAAACGCTTTGAAGATCCCGGCGGCCATGCTGTCGGCGTTAAAGCTCCCGGCGGCATGGTTTTGCGAACCGATATCGACGGCAGCTTTGTCGAGATCGTCGCAGGCGGCCTCCGCAACTCGTACGACATCGCATTCAATCGCGAAGGGGATCTCTTCACCTACGATTCCGACATGGAGTGGGACGAAGGGCTCGTCTGGCACTTGCCGCCGCGCGTATTGCAAGTCTTCCCCGGCGCCGAATTTGGCTGGCGCAGCGGTTGGGCCAAGTGGCCGTCGTTCTATATTGACAGCTTGCCGGCTACGCTCGAAACCAAAGCGGCTTCGCCGACCGGCATGGTTTTTTACGACCACCAGAAGTTCCCGATCCGCTATCAAGATCGTCTTTTCACTTGCGACTGGTCGAATGGCCGGATCACCACGCTGCAATTCATTACCGAACGCGCCGGCTATCGAGCCCAACAGGAAGTCTTCCTGGAAGGGAAGCAGTTCAACGCGACCGATATTGATGTCGGCCCCGACGGCTGGCTGTATGTCTGCACCGGCGGTCGCGGCACCGACGGCGGGCTGTATCGCATCGTCTGGAAAGGGGAGGAGCCCGCAGGCCAATTGAAAGACGAAACCGGCATCGCCGCTGCGGTTCGCCAACCCCAACCGCACAGCGCCTGGGGACGTCAGCACATCGCCGAAATCCAACAGTCGATGGGCGATACCTGGGACGCGCAAGTCCAAGGAGTCGCGATCGCCGAAAAGAATCCATCGCAGTTCCGCGTTCGCGCATTGGAACTGATGCAGCTTTATGGCCCGACGCCCAGCATTGAATTTCTCCTGAAACTTTCGGCCGATCCGGACGCCGACGTGCGTCTGAAGACGTTGAAATTGCTCGGCCTGCGATCCGATCAGGAAGCGATGGATCGGATCGCGGACCTCGTCTCGGACGGCAGCCCCAAAGTTCGTCGCGCCGCTTGCGAAGCGCTCGCCTACAAAGATGCTCGCGTTCCGTTGAGCCTTATTGAAGCGGCTCTCACCTCCAGTGATCGCCGCGAAGCTTGGGCCGCGCGACGCTTGCTCGAACGTCAGCCGATCGACGAATGGTTTGCCGAAATCATCGCGACCAAAGATGCTCACTTGTTCAACATGGGCGCTCTGGCGGCGATGACCGCAGCTCCCACTCATGAGCGTGCGACGGCCGTTTGCAATCGAGCCAGCGAACTGCTGGACACCTACCTAAACGACCAAGACTTCAAAGATATCATGCGTATCATTCAAGTCGCCATCTTGCGGGGCGAACTGCAAAAATCCGATCTGGGACGGATCGGCGAACAAGTTGCCCGTGAGTTTCCGGCCGGCGATCACGTGATGAATCGCGAACTCATTCAGACGCTCGCCTTCCTGCAGGAATCCTCGATCACCGATCGTTATATCGCACATCTCGACAGCGATATCCCCAACAGCGAACGCTTGTTCCTAGCGATGCAAATGACCTTTATTCCCACCGGCTGGACGCGCGAGCAAAAGCTCAAGCTGATCGGCCACCTGGAAAAGGGACTTGAAATCGAAGGGGGTGAAGGCCTGCGAGGCTATGTCGAAATGTCGACCAAGCAGTTTGTCGGCCATCTGGATGACACCGAGAAACTGTTGCTGCTGACCGTGGGCGACGTTTGGCCGAACGCAACGCTCGCCGCGTTATTTGAACTGCCCGAAGATCGCCCTCCATATATTGTCGAAACGCTGCGTGACGTCGACCAAAAGCTGCAAGGCCGCGAAGGCGCTGTGATCGAACGTCTGCAAATGGGGATCGTCGCGATCCTGGCCGAAAGCGGCGACGAAGAGATGATGTCCTATCTGCGAGAGGTCTATCGCGACTTTCCAGAACGCCGTACTTCGGTCGCGATGGGTCTAGCACAACAACCGACCGGCGAGAACTTCGCATTACTGCTGGACAGCCTTTCGATTTTGAAAGGAGAGTTCGCCAGCGCCGTGTTAGCCAAGTTACGCAACGCCCCGGCGACCTCGACCAATCCTGAACATCTCCGCCAGCTGATCATCCTGGCCGACCAACTGCAAGATGAAGGGGGCATCAACGCGATTCGCCTGCTCGAAAAATGGACCGGGGAATTCCCGGCCAGCAACTCGGCGCCGATCGCCGATCGCGTCGTCGCCTGGCAAGACTGGTTCGCCCAGACGCATCCCGAGATGCCGGAAGCGAAGCCGATCGATGTGGCGAAAGGGAACTGGAACCTGGAAGAATTGCTCGACTACATGACCGACGACAAGTTTGCCGGCGGCGATTCGACCAACGGCAAAGCGGTCTTCAAAAAAGCGCAATGCGTCGCTTGTCACCGCGTTGGCTCGGTCGGCGAAGCGGTTGGCCCCGACCTGACCGAAGTGGCGCGCCGCTTCCAGAAACGACAGATTCTCGAATCGGTGCTGTTCCCGTCGCATGTAATTTCGGATCAGTACGCCGCTCGTAAAGTCCTCACGATGGATGGTCAAATCTATGTGGGACTCGTGACCCGCACGACCGACGGCGACATTATCCTCACCGGTCAGGATGGACGAAAACGGACGATCTTCTCCAACGAGATCGACGAGATCGCCGCCAGCCCGACCAGCGTGATGCCGGAAGGCTTGCTCGACCCGCTCACCGCCGAAGAGATCGCTGACCTGATGACCTTCCTGGGCGCCGCGCCCGAAGCGAAAGTCGCCGGTAAGCCATCGACCAAACGGTAG
- a CDS encoding DUF1559 domain-containing protein: MSRPHQSPRGFTLVELLVVIAIIGVLIALLLPAVQQAREAARRMQCSNNLKQIGLALHNYAGTHGTFPLESYVSEYPDGNYYYNSWIPCLLPYFEQSALANLYDQNYAFFDVKNQEAIETKLNVFECPSTPGGTQLTPELRYRDSSGFNIDSDRGGWTTDYAGQRGIHSSTHAIYAPGAGSTNHLGVFGGGGTGRKFRDITDGTTNTIIVHESAGRAQWLHRDNGELISANPEFGGWFDYWAGPSAGWMYGFEDDGVTKKGPRFINASNKWANPLSFHTGGIEVALTDGSVRFLSDTTNNNVFIALCTYSGGEVFSED; the protein is encoded by the coding sequence ATGTCACGCCCACACCAGTCCCCGCGAGGATTTACGCTCGTCGAATTGCTCGTGGTCATTGCGATCATCGGCGTTCTGATTGCGCTTTTGCTACCTGCCGTTCAACAAGCTCGCGAAGCTGCACGGCGGATGCAGTGCAGCAATAATCTGAAGCAGATTGGGCTGGCGTTACACAACTATGCAGGAACGCACGGCACTTTCCCGCTGGAGTCGTACGTCTCCGAGTATCCTGACGGAAACTATTACTACAACAGCTGGATCCCCTGTTTGTTGCCGTACTTTGAGCAATCTGCGCTGGCGAATCTCTATGACCAAAACTACGCGTTTTTTGATGTCAAGAATCAAGAAGCGATCGAAACGAAGTTAAACGTTTTTGAGTGCCCATCGACTCCGGGAGGCACGCAACTGACTCCCGAGCTTCGTTATCGCGACTCGTCCGGCTTTAATATCGATTCTGATCGCGGAGGCTGGACGACCGACTATGCAGGCCAACGGGGAATCCATAGCAGCACCCATGCGATTTATGCACCCGGCGCAGGCAGCACGAATCATCTGGGCGTCTTCGGCGGCGGCGGAACGGGCCGCAAGTTCCGGGACATTACAGATGGAACGACCAACACGATTATCGTGCACGAATCGGCCGGTCGCGCCCAATGGCTGCATCGCGACAATGGAGAACTGATCAGCGCGAATCCGGAGTTTGGCGGCTGGTTTGACTATTGGGCCGGCCCCTCAGCTGGCTGGATGTATGGATTTGAAGATGACGGGGTAACCAAAAAAGGCCCGCGCTTTATCAACGCCTCGAACAAGTGGGCCAATCCGCTTAGTTTCCATACCGGCGGAATCGAAGTCGCCCTGACGGATGGATCGGTTCGATTCTTGAGCGACACGACCAACAACAATGTCTTTATCGCGTTGTGCACCTACAGCGGAGGAGAAGTCTTCAGTGAAGACTAG
- a CDS encoding peptide-binding protein — translation MKWRLLSCFLLFACLLIAGVSGCGGSTPTATDSSKEGASSSEGETTSGDGMAAGTGEEKKEDVEEEPEMLLEPFDAPPLEEIDAKVKWVDQRVIDPIELLAKQLEKEPPLTDVETALKLKNNFPPNKENNDKILSALGRLPKSDKEVDYDATIVRHVGGDAKSTNPLMISSVTEFDVVGLMGIEIYGFDWNMDPLANSDYVVSWQTSEDGMYDKLVLRDDIYWSDGKKFTAQDVMFSFQVIMDPESRVPAVKQGTDKIRWVQAYDDQTIVYFHRESTPVNVWNINFPVIPKHVYEETIKEDPTMRLSAAHAELESNPVCGGAYKLVKHDRGQEIVLERREGFYMVDGKQVRRKPYFKTIRFRIIEDPNTAMLALKTGSIEEMAITADLWTTQANDDKFYEKNTKVTATEWVSFHICWNTKSPFFTDKRVRQAMSYAFDHQEMIDKLFSGLYEPAAGPFHPTSWMSPKPMPEPYKQDLDKAEELLDEAGWVDSDFDGIRDKEINGKQVRFEFSVTCPPSPNMERVARLLKRSLSKIGVACNIKLVEFTALQQMNLDGQFEATLGGWGTSTDPYSSENIFATGEGRNYGRYSNPEIDKLFDQGQKEFDREKRAEIYGKIHKILYEDQVYTWLFYRNSFYGFNKKLRGYRFSPRGPYNYSPGFNSIWAAQP, via the coding sequence ATGAAATGGCGTCTACTGTCTTGTTTCTTGCTCTTTGCCTGCTTGTTGATAGCGGGGGTTTCGGGCTGTGGCGGATCAACTCCCACGGCCACCGACTCCTCCAAAGAAGGAGCATCCAGTTCTGAAGGAGAAACCACATCCGGGGATGGGATGGCTGCGGGGACTGGGGAGGAGAAAAAAGAAGATGTTGAGGAAGAGCCAGAGATGCTGCTGGAGCCGTTTGACGCTCCCCCTTTGGAAGAAATTGACGCGAAAGTGAAATGGGTCGACCAGCGCGTCATCGATCCGATCGAACTGCTCGCAAAGCAACTCGAAAAAGAGCCGCCGCTCACCGATGTCGAGACGGCGTTAAAACTAAAAAACAATTTTCCCCCCAACAAAGAGAACAACGACAAAATCTTGTCGGCGCTCGGGCGCTTGCCGAAGTCGGATAAAGAGGTCGACTATGACGCGACGATTGTTCGGCATGTTGGCGGCGACGCCAAAAGCACCAATCCGCTGATGATCAGCTCGGTCACCGAGTTTGATGTGGTCGGGTTGATGGGGATCGAGATCTACGGTTTCGACTGGAACATGGATCCGCTGGCCAATTCCGACTACGTCGTCAGTTGGCAGACCAGCGAAGACGGCATGTACGACAAGCTCGTCTTGCGTGACGACATCTACTGGTCGGACGGCAAAAAGTTCACGGCCCAGGACGTGATGTTCTCGTTTCAGGTGATCATGGATCCTGAATCGCGCGTTCCGGCCGTCAAGCAAGGAACCGACAAGATTCGTTGGGTTCAAGCCTACGACGATCAGACGATCGTCTACTTTCACCGCGAGTCGACTCCGGTCAACGTCTGGAACATCAACTTCCCGGTGATCCCTAAGCATGTTTACGAAGAAACGATCAAAGAAGACCCGACGATGCGCTTGAGCGCGGCTCACGCCGAATTGGAGTCGAATCCGGTTTGCGGCGGCGCTTACAAGCTGGTCAAGCATGATCGCGGTCAAGAAATCGTGCTGGAGCGACGCGAAGGGTTCTACATGGTCGACGGCAAGCAAGTCCGCCGGAAACCGTACTTCAAGACAATTCGCTTTCGAATTATCGAAGATCCCAATACGGCGATGTTGGCGCTCAAAACCGGCTCGATCGAAGAGATGGCGATCACGGCCGATCTTTGGACGACGCAGGCCAACGACGACAAGTTCTATGAAAAGAATACGAAAGTGACCGCGACCGAGTGGGTCAGCTTCCATATTTGCTGGAACACGAAGTCTCCGTTTTTTACGGACAAACGCGTTCGCCAAGCGATGTCTTACGCATTCGATCATCAAGAGATGATCGACAAGCTGTTTAGCGGGCTTTACGAACCGGCGGCCGGACCGTTTCATCCGACTTCGTGGATGTCGCCTAAACCGATGCCGGAGCCTTACAAGCAAGATCTCGACAAAGCTGAAGAATTGCTGGACGAAGCCGGTTGGGTCGATAGTGACTTTGACGGTATTCGTGATAAAGAAATCAACGGCAAGCAGGTCCGCTTTGAGTTTTCGGTCACTTGCCCTCCCAGCCCCAATATGGAGCGGGTCGCCCGGTTGTTGAAACGGAGTCTGAGCAAGATCGGCGTCGCGTGTAACATCAAGCTGGTCGAATTCACGGCGCTGCAGCAGATGAACCTGGACGGCCAGTTTGAAGCGACCTTGGGAGGTTGGGGAACGAGCACCGATCCCTATTCTTCGGAGAACATCTTCGCCACCGGCGAAGGTCGCAACTACGGACGGTATTCCAATCCCGAAATCGACAAGCTCTTTGACCAGGGGCAAAAGGAATTCGATCGCGAAAAACGAGCCGAGATCTACGGCAAGATTCACAAAATCTTGTACGAAGATCAGGTCTACACCTGGCTCTTCTATCGCAATTCGTTCTACGGTTTCAACAAGAAGCTCCGCGGCTATCGCTTTAGTCCCCGTGGACCGTACAACTACAGTCCCGGTTTCAATAGCATTTGGGCCGCCCAGCCGTAA
- a CDS encoding class I SAM-dependent methyltransferase yields the protein MKNRAILILVISIAVSIAGCSQRKETAMTEVHDDKASPQESRQEKQPMHEDHHHHHAFADPAELAKKWNDPQRDQWQHPEEIVAALALKPGATVADIGAGTGYMAAHLSNAVGKGGTVIAVDTEDAMLAYLSNRVEELRPATVIPQKASPNDPHLPNESADAILILDTWHHMGERLDYAKKIFLALKPHGRLVIVESVIDGEIGPPKEMRVPPEQVKQELEAAGFRAQVAPETMPRHYMVVADKD from the coding sequence ATGAAGAACCGCGCCATTCTCATTCTCGTAATCTCCATTGCGGTCAGCATCGCAGGCTGTAGCCAGCGCAAAGAAACCGCCATGACGGAGGTCCACGACGACAAGGCCAGCCCGCAGGAATCCAGACAGGAAAAACAACCCATGCACGAAGATCACCATCATCACCACGCCTTCGCTGACCCCGCAGAACTTGCCAAGAAATGGAACGATCCGCAACGGGACCAATGGCAACACCCGGAGGAAATCGTTGCGGCGCTGGCTTTAAAACCGGGGGCGACGGTCGCGGATATCGGCGCCGGGACAGGCTACATGGCGGCGCACTTAAGCAATGCGGTAGGCAAGGGGGGAACGGTCATCGCCGTCGACACCGAGGACGCGATGCTCGCGTACCTTTCAAACCGCGTTGAGGAACTGCGACCGGCGACAGTCATACCGCAGAAAGCCAGTCCCAATGACCCTCATCTGCCTAACGAGAGTGCTGACGCGATCCTAATTCTCGACACTTGGCATCACATGGGCGAACGCTTGGACTATGCCAAGAAGATCTTTCTAGCACTCAAACCACACGGCAGACTTGTTATCGTCGAGTCAGTAATCGATGGAGAGATCGGACCGCCTAAAGAAATGCGCGTCCCCCCGGAACAGGTCAAACAAGAACTCGAAGCCGCAGGCTTTCGCGCTCAAGTCGCACCAGAGACCATGCCGCGCCATTACATGGTCGTCGCTGACAAAGATTAA